In the genome of Streptococcus mitis, one region contains:
- a CDS encoding glutamine--fructose-6-phosphate aminotransferase translates to MCGIVGVVGNTNATDILIQGLEKLEYRGYDSAGIFVLGGAENHLVKAVGRIAELSAKTVGVEGTTGIGHTRWATHGKPTEDNAHPHRSETERFVLVHNGVIENYLEIKEEYLAGHHFKGQTDTEIAVHLIGKFAEEEGLSVLEAFKKALHIIRGSYAFALVDSQDPEVIYVAKNKSPLLIGLGEGYNMVCSDAMAMIRETNQYMEIHDQELVIVKADSVEVQDYDGNSRERASYTAELDLSDIGKGTYPYYMLKEIDEQPTVMRKLIQAYTDEAGQVVVDPAIIKAVQDADRIYILAAGTSYHAGFASKKMLEELTDTPVELGISSEWGYGMPLLSKKPLFIFISQSGETADSRQVLVKANEIGIPSLTVTNVPGSTLSREANHTMLLHAGPEIAVASTKAYTAQIAALAFLAKAVGEANGNAKAQDFDLVHELSIVAQSIESTLSEKETIEAKVRELLETTRNAFYIGRGQDYYVAMEASLKLKEISYIQCEGFAAGELKHGTIALIEEGTPVLALLSDPVLANHTRGNIQEVAARGAKVLTIAEENVAKETDDIVLTTVHTYLSPISMVVPTQLVAYFATLHRGLDVDKPRNLAKSVTVE, encoded by the coding sequence ATGTGTGGAATTGTTGGTGTTGTTGGAAACACAAATGCAACTGATATTTTGATTCAAGGGCTTGAAAAGCTCGAATACCGTGGCTATGATTCTGCGGGAATTTTTGTCTTAGGTGGTGCTGAAAATCATCTAGTTAAGGCTGTAGGCCGTATCGCAGAATTGTCTGCCAAGACAGTTGGTGTTGAGGGAACGACTGGTATCGGACATACTCGTTGGGCAACTCACGGGAAACCAACTGAGGACAATGCTCACCCACACCGCTCTGAGACTGAACGTTTTGTCTTGGTGCACAACGGGGTGATTGAGAACTATCTTGAAATCAAGGAAGAATACCTTGCAGGTCACCACTTCAAGGGGCAAACAGATACAGAAATCGCTGTTCACTTGATTGGGAAATTTGCGGAAGAAGAAGGTCTCTCAGTTCTTGAAGCCTTCAAAAAAGCTCTTCACATCATCCGTGGTTCTTATGCTTTTGCCTTGGTTGACTCACAAGATCCTGAAGTTATCTACGTAGCTAAGAATAAATCACCACTTTTGATTGGTCTTGGAGAAGGCTATAACATGGTCTGCTCAGATGCTATGGCTATGATTCGTGAGACCAACCAATACATGGAAATCCATGACCAAGAGTTGGTAATCGTCAAGGCGGATAGCGTGGAAGTTCAAGACTATGATGGTAACAGTCGTGAGCGTGCTAGCTACACTGCAGAACTTGACTTGTCAGATATCGGTAAGGGAACTTACCCTTACTACATGCTTAAGGAAATTGATGAGCAACCAACTGTTATGCGTAAACTCATCCAAGCCTACACAGATGAGGCGGGTCAAGTAGTGGTAGATCCAGCTATCATTAAGGCTGTTCAAGATGCAGACCGCATCTATATCCTTGCAGCTGGAACATCTTACCACGCAGGATTTGCTTCTAAGAAGATGTTAGAAGAATTGACGGATACACCAGTGGAGCTTGGAATCTCATCTGAGTGGGGCTATGGTATGCCACTTCTTAGCAAAAAACCACTTTTCATCTTTATTAGCCAGTCTGGTGAAACAGCGGATAGCCGTCAGGTTTTGGTCAAGGCTAATGAAATAGGGATTCCGAGCTTGACAGTGACAAATGTCCCAGGTTCAACTCTTTCACGTGAAGCCAACCATACCATGCTCCTTCATGCAGGGCCTGAAATTGCCGTGGCTTCAACCAAGGCCTATACAGCACAAATCGCAGCCCTTGCTTTCCTTGCAAAAGCAGTCGGTGAAGCAAACGGTAATGCTAAAGCGCAAGACTTTGATCTGGTTCATGAATTGTCAATCGTAGCTCAGTCTATCGAATCAACTCTTTCTGAGAAAGAAACCATTGAAGCCAAGGTTCGCGAGCTTCTTGAAACAACTCGTAACGCCTTTTACATCGGACGTGGTCAAGATTACTATGTAGCCATGGAAGCAAGTCTCAAACTCAAAGAGATTTCTTACATCCAGTGTGAAGGCTTTGCGGCAGGAGAACTCAAGCACGGAACCATTGCCTTGATTGAAGAAGGAACGCCTGTTTTGGCCCTCTTGTCAGATCCGGTCCTTGCCAACCACACTCGTGGAAATATCCAAGAGGTCGCAGCCCGTGGTGCCAAGGTTCTCACTATCGCAGAAGAAAATGTTGCCAAAGAGACAGACGACATCGTTCTTACGACCGTACACACTTACCTCTCACCAATCTCAATGGTCGTACCAACGCAATTGGTCGCTTACTTTGCAACCCTACACCGTGGTCTGGATGTTGATAAACCACGTAACCTTGCTAAATCAGTAACGGTAGAATAA
- a CDS encoding DNA-directed RNA polymerase subunit beta: MAGHDVQYGKHRTRRSFSRIKEVLDLPNLIEIQTDSFKAFLDHGLKEVFEDVLPISNFTDTMELEFVGYEIKEPKYTLEEARIHDASYSAPIFVTFRLINKETGEIKTQEVFFGDFPIMTEMGTFIINGGERIIVSQLVRSPGVYFNDKVDKNGKVGYGSTVIPNRGAWLELESDSKDIAYTRIDRTRKIPFTTLVRALGFSGDDEIFDIFGDSELVRNTVEKDIHKNPMDSRTDEALKEIYERLRPGEPKTAESSRSLLVARFFDPRRYDLAAVGRYKINKKLNVKTRLLNQTIAEPLVDPETGEILVEAGTIMTRSVIESIESYLDGDLNKIVYIPNDAAVVTEPVVLQKFKVVAPTDPDRVVTIIGNANPDDKVRIVTPADILAEMSYFLNLAEGLGRVDDIDHLGNRRIRAVGELLANQVRLGLSRMERNVRERMSVQDNEVLTPQQIINIRPVTAAVKEFFGSSQLSQFMDQHNPLSELSHKRRLSALGPGGLTRDRAGYEVRDVHYTHYGRMCPIETPEGPNIGLINNLSSYGHLNKYGFVQTPYRKVDRETGVVTNEIVWLTADEEDEFTVAQANSRLNEDGTFAEKVVMGRHQGVNQEYPANVVDYMDVSPKQVVAVATACIPFLENDDSNRALMGANMQRQAVPLINPQAPYVGTGMEYQAAHDSGAAVIAQYDGKVTYADADKVEVRREDGSLDVYHIQKFRRSNSGTAYNQRTLVKVGDVVEKGDFIADGPSMENGEMALGQNPIVAYMTWEGYNFEDAVIMSERLVKDDVYTSVHLEEYESETRDTKLGPEEITREIPNVGEDALKDLDEMGIIRIGAEVKEGDILVGKVTPKGEKDLSAEERLLHAIFGDKSREVRDTSLRVPHGADGVVRDVKIFTRANGDELQSGVNMLVRVYIAQKRKIKVGDKMAGRHGNKGVVSRIVPVEDMPYLPDGTPVDIMLNPLGVPSRMNIGQVMELHLGMAARTLGIHIATPVFDGASSEDLWSTVKEAGMDSDAKTILYDGRTGEPFDNRVSVGVMYMIKLHHMVDDKLHARSVGPYSTVTQQPLGGKAQFGGQRFGEMEVWALEAYGASNVLQEILTYKSDDINGRLKAYEAITKGKPIPKPGVPESFRVLVKELQSLGLDMRVLDEDDQEVELRDLDEGMDEDVIHVDDLEKAREKAAQEAKAAFEAEEAEKATKAEATEEAAE, translated from the coding sequence TTGGCAGGACATGACGTTCAATACGGGAAACATCGTACCCGTCGTAGTTTTTCAAGAATTAAAGAAGTTCTTGACTTACCAAATTTGATTGAAATTCAAACTGACTCATTCAAAGCTTTCCTAGACCACGGTCTTAAGGAAGTGTTTGAAGATGTATTGCCAATTTCAAACTTCACAGACACAATGGAGTTGGAATTTGTTGGATATGAAATCAAGGAACCAAAATACACGCTAGAAGAAGCTCGTATCCACGATGCTAGCTACTCAGCACCAATTTTTGTAACCTTCCGCTTGATCAATAAAGAAACAGGCGAAATTAAAACCCAAGAAGTTTTCTTTGGTGATTTCCCAATCATGACAGAAATGGGTACCTTCATCATCAATGGTGGTGAACGTATCATCGTATCTCAGTTGGTCCGCTCACCAGGTGTTTACTTTAATGATAAAGTAGACAAAAACGGTAAAGTGGGCTACGGTTCAACTGTTATCCCTAACCGTGGAGCTTGGTTGGAACTTGAAAGCGACTCAAAAGATATCGCCTACACTCGTATCGACCGTACTCGTAAGATTCCATTTACAACATTGGTTCGTGCGCTTGGTTTCTCAGGTGATGATGAAATCTTTGATATCTTTGGTGACAGCGAATTGGTTCGCAACACTGTTGAAAAAGATATCCACAAGAACCCAATGGACTCTCGTACCGACGAAGCCTTGAAAGAAATTTACGAACGCCTTCGTCCAGGTGAACCTAAGACTGCTGAAAGCTCACGTAGCTTGCTTGTAGCTCGTTTCTTTGACCCACGTCGCTATGACTTGGCAGCAGTTGGTCGCTATAAGATCAATAAAAAACTCAATGTTAAAACACGTTTGCTAAACCAAACCATTGCAGAGCCATTGGTAGATCCTGAAACTGGAGAAATCTTGGTAGAAGCTGGTACAATCATGACTCGTAGCGTGATTGAAAGCATTGAAAGCTATTTGGATGGCGACTTGAACAAGATTGTCTACATTCCAAATGATGCTGCCGTAGTAACAGAGCCAGTTGTTCTTCAAAAATTCAAGGTTGTTGCTCCAACTGATCCAGACCGTGTTGTAACGATCATCGGTAATGCCAATCCAGATGACAAGGTTCGTATCGTCACTCCTGCAGATATCCTTGCTGAGATGAGCTACTTCCTCAACTTGGCTGAAGGACTTGGCCGTGTAGATGATATCGACCACCTTGGAAACCGTCGTATCCGTGCGGTCGGTGAATTGCTTGCTAACCAAGTACGTCTGGGACTTTCTCGTATGGAACGTAATGTCCGTGAACGTATGTCTGTTCAGGATAACGAAGTCTTGACACCACAACAAATCATCAATATCCGTCCTGTAACAGCTGCAGTTAAAGAATTCTTTGGTTCATCACAGTTGTCACAGTTCATGGACCAACACAATCCGCTTTCTGAGTTGTCTCACAAACGCCGTTTGTCAGCCTTAGGTCCTGGTGGTTTGACACGTGACCGCGCTGGATATGAAGTTCGTGACGTGCATTACACTCACTACGGTCGTATGTGTCCAATCGAGACACCTGAAGGACCTAACATCGGTTTGATTAATAACTTGTCATCTTATGGACACTTGAACAAATATGGTTTTGTTCAAACACCATACCGTAAGGTTGACCGCGAAACAGGTGTTGTCACGAACGAAATCGTTTGGTTGACAGCCGATGAAGAAGATGAATTTACTGTAGCACAGGCTAATTCTCGTCTAAATGAAGATGGAACCTTTGCTGAGAAAGTTGTCATGGGACGTCACCAAGGGGTCAACCAAGAGTATCCAGCTAATGTTGTTGACTACATGGATGTTTCACCAAAACAGGTAGTTGCCGTTGCGACAGCATGTATTCCTTTCTTGGAAAACGATGACTCCAACCGTGCCCTCATGGGAGCCAACATGCAACGTCAGGCTGTGCCGTTGATCAATCCTCAAGCACCTTACGTTGGTACTGGTATGGAATACCAGGCAGCCCACGACTCTGGAGCGGCTGTGATTGCTCAGTATGATGGTAAAGTTACTTACGCAGATGCAGACAAGGTAGAGGTTCGTCGTGAGGATGGTTCGCTAGATGTTTACCACATCCAAAAATTCCGTCGTTCAAACTCAGGTACTGCTTACAACCAACGCACTCTCGTAAAAGTTGGCGATGTCGTTGAAAAAGGCGATTTCATCGCTGACGGACCTTCCATGGAAAATGGAGAAATGGCGCTTGGACAAAACCCAATCGTTGCCTACATGACTTGGGAAGGTTACAACTTCGAGGATGCTGTTATCATGAGCGAACGCTTGGTTAAAGACGATGTCTACACATCTGTTCACCTTGAAGAATACGAATCAGAAACACGCGATACAAAGCTTGGGCCTGAAGAAATCACTCGCGAAATTCCAAACGTTGGTGAAGATGCCCTTAAAGACCTTGACGAAATGGGTATTATCCGTATCGGTGCTGAGGTTAAAGAGGGTGATATCCTTGTAGGTAAAGTAACACCTAAGGGTGAGAAAGACCTTTCAGCTGAAGAACGTCTCTTGCACGCTATCTTCGGAGATAAATCTCGTGAAGTGCGTGATACTTCTCTTCGTGTACCACACGGTGCCGATGGTGTCGTTCGTGATGTTAAGATCTTTACACGTGCAAATGGAGATGAGTTGCAATCAGGTGTCAACATGCTGGTTCGCGTCTACATCGCTCAAAAACGTAAGATCAAGGTCGGAGATAAGATGGCCGGACGTCACGGAAATAAAGGAGTTGTCTCTCGTATCGTTCCTGTAGAAGACATGCCTTACCTTCCAGATGGAACTCCAGTCGATATCATGTTGAACCCACTTGGGGTACCATCACGTATGAATATCGGTCAGGTTATGGAGCTTCACCTTGGTATGGCTGCTCGTACTCTTGGTATTCACATCGCAACACCAGTCTTTGACGGAGCAAGTTCTGAAGACCTTTGGTCAACTGTTAAAGAAGCTGGTATGGATAGCGATGCCAAAACGATCCTTTACGATGGACGTACTGGGGAACCGTTTGATAACCGTGTTTCTGTCGGAGTCATGTACATGATCAAACTCCACCACATGGTTGATGATAAATTGCACGCGCGTTCAGTCGGACCTTACTCAACCGTTACCCAACAACCACTCGGAGGTAAAGCTCAGTTTGGTGGACAACGTTTCGGTGAGATGGAGGTTTGGGCTCTTGAAGCCTACGGTGCATCAAATGTCCTTCAAGAAATCTTGACTTACAAGTCTGACGATATCAACGGACGTTTGAAAGCTTATGAAGCCATTACAAAAGGAAAACCAATTCCAAAACCAGGTGTTCCAGAATCCTTCCGAGTTCTTGTCAAAGAATTGCAATCTCTTGGTCTTGACATGCGTGTCCTAGACGAAGATGACCAAGAAGTGGAACTTCGCGACTTGGATGAAGGAATGGACGAAGATGTCATCCACGTAGATGACCTTGAAAAAGCCCGCGAAAAAGCAGCCCAAGAGGCTAAAGCAGCCTTTGAAGCTGAAGAAGCTGAAAAAGCAACAAAAGCGGAAGCAACAGAAGAAGCTGCTGAGTAA
- a CDS encoding amylopullulanase, protein MRKTPSHTEKKMVYSIRSLKNGTGSVLIGASLVLLAMATPTISANENTTTSTEASNTIVQPTTGTADSSGKNESDFSSPNNANASLKKEEAPATETLSPAASPADAAPQTGQDRSSEATTSTSPVTTETKAEEPIEDNYFRIHVKKLPEENKDAQGLWTWDDVEKPSENWPNGALSFKDAKKDDYGYYLDVKLKGEQAKKISFLINNTAGKNLTGDKSVEKLAPKMNEAWLDQDHKVFSYEPQPAGTIRVNYYRTDGNYDKKSLWYWGDVKNPSSGEWPNGTDFTATGKYGRYIDIPLKDAAKDLGFLLLDRKKQGDDVKIRKEDYKFTDLKNHSQIFLKDDDETIYTNPYYVHDIRMTGAQHVGTSSIESSFSTLVGAKKEDILRHSNITNHLGNKVTITDVAIDEAGKKVTYSGDFSDTKHPYTVSYNSDKFTTKTSWRLKDETYSYDGKLGAELKEEGKQVDLTLWSPSADKVSVVVYDKNDPEKVVGTVALEKGERGTWKQTLDSTNKLGITDFTGYYYQYQIERQGKTVLALDPYAKSLAAWNSDDAKIDDAHKVAKAAFVDPAKLGPQDLTYGKIRNFKSREDAVIYEAHVRDFTSDPAIAKDLTKPFGTFEAFIEKLDYLKNLGVTHIQLLPVLSYYFVNELKNHERLSDYASSNSNYNWGYDPQNYFSLTGMYSSDPKNPEKRIAEFKNLINEIHKRGMGAILDVVYNHTAKVDIFEDLEPNYYHFMDADGTPRTSFGGGRLGTTHYMTKRLLVDSIKYLVDTYKVDGFRFDMMGDHDAASIEEAYKAARALNPNLIMLGEGWRTYAGDENMPTKAADQDWMKHTDTVAVFSDDIRNNLKSGYPNEGQPAFITGGKRDVNTIFKNLIAQPTNFEADSPGDVIQYIAAHDNLTLFDIIAQSIKKDPSKAENYAEIHRRLRLGNLMVLTAQGTPFIHSGQEYGRTKQFRDPAYKTPVAEDKQPNKSHLLRDKDGNPFDYPYFIHDSYDSSDAINKFDWTKATDGKAYPENVKSRDYMKGLIALRQSTDAFRLKSLKDIKDRVHLITVPGQNGVEKEDVVIGYQITAPNGDIYAVFVNADEKAREFNLGTAFAHLRNAEVLADENQAGPVGIANPKGIEWTEKGLKLNALTATVLRISQGGAIVAPAVEEKTEFDLSSLTQEQGQNNGQDNIPNRVVKPEQQTPAPQTKPDSTKPDAKVADEDHKPSQATADSQAEQPAQEAQASSVKEAVQNEAVDNSSKENTPAPLAKQAELPNTGTKNDHKLLFAGISLLALLGLGFLLKNKKEN, encoded by the coding sequence ATGAGAAAAACACCATCTCACACTGAGAAAAAAATGGTTTACAGCATCCGTTCCCTCAAGAATGGAACTGGTTCTGTCCTTATCGGCGCAAGCCTTGTCCTACTTGCTATGGCTACACCAACTATCTCAGCCAACGAAAATACTACAACTAGTACAGAAGCTTCGAACACTATTGTTCAACCAACTACTGGTACAGCTGACAGCTCTGGTAAGAACGAAAGCGATTTTTCTTCACCTAACAATGCAAACGCTTCCCTAAAAAAAGAAGAAGCTCCTGCAACAGAGACACTTAGTCCTGCTGCAAGCCCAGCTGATGCAGCACCACAAACCGGGCAAGATCGTTCAAGTGAGGCAACTACTTCTACGAGTCCAGTAACAACTGAAACTAAGGCCGAAGAGCCAATCGAAGACAATTACTTCCGTATCCACGTCAAAAAACTTCCTGAAGAAAACAAGGATGCTCAAGGACTATGGACTTGGGACGATGTTGAAAAACCTTCTGAAAACTGGCCTAACGGAGCTTTGTCCTTTAAGGATGCCAAAAAAGATGACTACGGCTACTACCTAGATGTCAAATTAAAGGGAGAACAAGCCAAAAAAATTAGCTTCCTCATCAATAATACAGCCGGAAAAAATCTAACCGGCGATAAATCGGTAGAAAAACTGGCACCAAAGATGAATGAGGCTTGGTTGGACCAAGATCACAAGGTTTTCTCTTACGAGCCACAACCTGCAGGAACTATTCGCGTCAACTACTACCGTACAGATGGCAACTATGACAAGAAATCTCTCTGGTACTGGGGAGATGTGAAAAATCCAAGTAGTGGTGAATGGCCTAACGGAACAGACTTTACGGCTACAGGCAAATATGGTCGCTATATCGATATTCCACTCAAAGATGCAGCTAAAGATCTTGGATTTTTATTACTAGACAGAAAGAAACAAGGAGACGATGTGAAAATCCGTAAAGAAGATTATAAGTTCACAGATTTAAAAAACCATAGCCAAATTTTCCTAAAAGATGATGACGAAACCATCTACACCAACCCCTACTATGTGCACGATATCCGCATGACAGGAGCTCAACACGTAGGAACTTCTAGCATTGAAAGTAGTTTTTCAACACTTGTCGGTGCTAAAAAAGAAGATATCCTCAGACACTCCAACATCACTAATCATCTAGGAAACAAAGTAACTATCACTGATGTTGCAATAGATGAAGCTGGTAAGAAAGTGACCTACAGCGGAGATTTCTCTGACACAAAACATCCTTATACCGTTAGCTACAACTCTGACAAATTCACTACCAAAACAAGCTGGCGCCTGAAAGATGAGACTTACAGCTATGATGGTAAACTCGGAGCTGAACTCAAAGAAGAAGGAAAACAGGTTGATTTAACTCTCTGGTCACCAAGTGCTGATAAGGTTTCTGTTGTTGTCTACGACAAGAATGACCCTGAAAAAGTAGTTGGAACTGTCGCTCTTGAAAAAGGGGAAAGAGGAACTTGGAAACAAACTCTAGATAGCACAAACAAACTAGGCATCACAGATTTCACTGGCTACTATTATCAATACCAAATCGAGCGTCAAGGTAAAACTGTTCTTGCACTCGATCCTTACGCTAAATCCCTCGCTGCTTGGAATAGTGACGATGCTAAGATTGACGATGCCCATAAAGTGGCTAAAGCTGCCTTTGTAGATCCAGCTAAACTAGGACCTCAAGACTTGACTTATGGTAAGATTCGCAACTTCAAATCGCGCGAAGATGCTGTCATCTATGAAGCTCATGTGCGTGACTTCACTTCAGATCCTGCCATCGCAAAAGATTTGACTAAGCCATTTGGTACTTTTGAAGCCTTTATCGAAAAACTAGACTACCTCAAAAACTTGGGTGTAACCCACATCCAGCTCCTTCCAGTCTTGTCTTACTATTTTGTCAATGAGTTGAAGAATCACGAACGCTTATCTGACTATGCTTCAAGCAACAGCAACTACAACTGGGGATATGACCCTCAAAACTACTTCTCATTGACTGGTATGTACTCAAGCGATCCTAAGAATCCAGAAAAACGAATCGCAGAATTCAAAAACCTCATCAACGAAATCCACAAACGTGGCATGGGAGCTATCCTAGATGTCGTTTATAACCACACAGCCAAAGTCGATATCTTTGAAGACCTAGAGCCAAACTACTACCACTTTATGGATGCAGATGGTACACCTCGAACTAGCTTTGGTGGTGGACGTTTGGGGACAACTCACTATATGACCAAACGCCTACTAGTTGATTCTATCAAGTATCTAGTTGATACCTACAAAGTTGATGGATTCCGTTTCGATATGATGGGAGACCATGATGCCGCTTCTATCGAAGAAGCTTACAAGGCTGCACGCGCCCTCAATCCAAACCTAATCATGCTGGGTGAAGGTTGGAGAACCTATGCTGGTGATGAAAATATGCCTACTAAAGCTGCTGACCAAGATTGGATGAAACATACCGATACTGTCGCTGTCTTCTCAGATGACATCCGCAACAACCTCAAATCTGGTTATCCAAACGAAGGTCAACCTGCCTTTATCACAGGTGGCAAACGTGATGTAAACACTATCTTTAAAAATCTGATTGCTCAACCAACTAACTTTGAAGCAGACAGTCCTGGAGATGTCATCCAATACATCGCAGCCCATGATAACTTGACCCTCTTTGATATCATTGCCCAGTCTATCAAAAAAGACCCAAGCAAGGCTGAGAACTATGCTGAAATCCATCGTCGTTTGCGACTTGGAAACCTCATGGTCTTGACAGCTCAAGGAACTCCATTTATCCACTCTGGTCAGGAATACGGACGCACCAAACAATTCCGTGACCCAGCCTACAAGACTCCAGTAGCAGAGGACAAACAACCAAACAAATCTCACTTGTTGCGTGATAAGGACGGTAATCCATTTGACTATCCTTACTTCATCCATGACTCTTACGATTCGAGTGATGCTATTAACAAGTTTGACTGGACTAAGGCTACAGATGGCAAAGCATATCCTGAAAATGTCAAGAGCCGTGACTATATGAAAGGGTTGATTGCCCTTCGTCAATCTACAGATGCCTTCCGACTTAAGAGTCTTAAAGATATCAAAGATCGTGTCCACCTCATCACTGTTCCAGGTCAAAATGGTGTGGAAAAAGAAGATGTAGTAATTGGCTACCAAATCACTGCTCCAAACGGTGATATCTATGCAGTCTTTGTCAATGCGGACGAAAAAGCTCGTGAATTTAATTTGGGAACTGCCTTTGCACATCTAAGAAATGCTGAAGTTTTAGCAGATGAAAACCAAGCAGGACCAGTCGGAATTGCCAACCCGAAAGGGATTGAATGGACTGAAAAAGGCTTGAAATTAAATGCCCTTACAGCCACTGTTCTTCGAATCTCTCAAGGCGGTGCCATCGTTGCCCCAGCTGTGGAAGAAAAAACAGAATTTGATCTTTCTAGCTTAACACAAGAGCAAGGTCAAAATAACGGCCAAGACAATATTCCAAACCGAGTAGTCAAACCGGAGCAGCAAACTCCAGCTCCACAAACTAAACCTGATTCTACAAAACCAGATGCAAAAGTAGCGGATGAGGATCATAAACCTAGCCAAGCTACAGCTGATTCACAAGCTGAACAACCAGCACAAGAAGCACAAGCATCATCTGTAAAAGAAGCTGTTCAAAACGAAGCTGTAGATAACTCTAGCAAGGAAAATACACCTGCACCCCTAGCTAAACAAGCTGAACTTCCAAATACAGGAACCAAAAACGATCACAAACTCCTGTTTGCAGGAATTAGTCTCCTCGCCCTTCTAGGTCTCGGTTTCTTACTAAAAAACAAAAAAGAGAACTAA
- a CDS encoding 5,10-methylene tetrahydromethanopterin reductase produces MVELGISTFGETTELEGTGKAYSHAERIRQLLAEIELADKVGLDVYGIGEHHRTDFAVSAPEIILAAGAVNTKKIRLTSAVSILSSMDPIRLFQQYATIDALSNGRAEIMAGRGSFTESFPLFGYDLKDYEALFDEKLDLLQLVNEKTKIDWKGRLTQTISGKEVYPRPVQDKLPLWIATGGHVESTVKIAQAGMPIVYAIIGGNPRYFKKLIQAYREIGSEAGHANHELKVGAHSWGWIAEDGDQAVKDYFHPTKQVVDAISKDRPHWQELSYEQYLEQVGPNGAMFVGNPDQVAEKLIRMIEDLGLDRFMLHLPLGSMPHEQVLRAIELFGTQVAPKVRAYFAMKEA; encoded by the coding sequence GTGGTAGAATTGGGAATTTCAACATTTGGGGAAACAACGGAGCTTGAGGGAACTGGAAAGGCTTACAGTCATGCTGAACGCATTCGCCAGTTGCTGGCAGAGATTGAACTGGCTGACAAGGTTGGTTTGGATGTATATGGGATTGGTGAGCATCATCGAACGGATTTTGCAGTATCAGCTCCAGAGATTATTTTGGCAGCTGGGGCAGTCAATACCAAAAAAATCCGTTTGACCAGTGCAGTCAGCATTTTGTCAAGCATGGACCCGATTCGTTTGTTCCAACAGTATGCCACTATCGATGCTTTGTCAAATGGACGAGCGGAGATTATGGCTGGGAGAGGCTCTTTTACAGAATCATTTCCCTTGTTTGGCTATGATTTGAAAGACTACGAAGCCCTCTTTGATGAGAAATTAGACTTGCTTCAGTTAGTTAATGAAAAGACCAAGATAGACTGGAAAGGTAGATTGACCCAAACAATCTCTGGCAAAGAAGTTTATCCTCGTCCAGTTCAAGACAAATTGCCCTTGTGGATAGCGACAGGTGGTCATGTTGAATCAACAGTGAAGATTGCTCAGGCAGGCATGCCGATTGTCTATGCCATTATTGGTGGCAATCCTCGTTATTTTAAAAAGTTGATTCAGGCTTATCGTGAGATTGGGAGCGAAGCGGGTCATGCCAATCATGAGCTGAAGGTCGGAGCCCATTCTTGGGGTTGGATTGCTGAGGATGGCGATCAGGCTGTGAAAGATTATTTCCATCCGACCAAGCAAGTGGTGGATGCTATTTCCAAAGACCGTCCTCATTGGCAAGAATTGAGTTATGAGCAATACCTTGAACAAGTTGGGCCAAATGGTGCTATGTTTGTGGGTAATCCAGATCAGGTGGCAGAAAAATTGATTCGCATGATAGAGGATTTAGGTTTGGACCGCTTCATGCTCCATCTACCGCTTGGTTCTATGCCTCATGAACAAGTTCTAAGAGCTATTGAACTCTTCGGCACGCAAGTGGCTCCAAAAGTACGGGCTTATTTTGCCATGAAAGAGGCTTAA